The following are encoded together in the Oncorhynchus gorbuscha isolate QuinsamMale2020 ecotype Even-year linkage group LG03, OgorEven_v1.0, whole genome shotgun sequence genome:
- the LOC124031804 gene encoding short-chain dehydrogenase/reductase 3-like gives MWIVQLYSEKKASLYLKVVMELNNLGHALIFPFNILFCILKACFGLLLPSRRKDLRGEVVLITGGGRGIGRHLGKEFAKHGAKKVILWGRTERCLKETCEEISLTTGVECHYFLCDVANREEVYKQAKVVREKVGDVTILVNNAAVVHGKSLMDSDDDALMKTQHINTLGQFWTTKAFLPRILELCHGHVVCINSILSLSSIPGAIDYCTSKASSLAFMESLTLGLLDCPGVGCTTVLPFHTNTDMFQGMKVRFPQLFPPLNPELVAQRTVDAVRTNTPFVYLPWTMHALVILKSLLPQAALEEIHRFSGCYTCMDTFKGRT, from the exons ATGTGGATAGTCCAATTGTATTCTGAGAAAAAGGCATCTTTATACCTCAAAGTCGTAATGGAACTAAATAACTTGGGACACGCTTTGATTTTCCCGTTCAACATCCTCTTCTGCATATTAAAAGCATGCTTTGGGTTGTTGCTCCCGAGCAGACGGAAGGACCTACGTGGAGAGGTGGTGCTGATCACCGGCGGTGGACGGGGCATCGGTCGGCATTTGGGGAAAGAGTTCGCAAAACATGGGGCAAAAAAG GTGATCCTGTGGGGCCGCACTGAGAGGTGCCTGAAGGAGACCTGCGAGGAGATCTCTCTCACCACCGGAGTTGAGTGCCACTATTTCCTGTGTGACGTGGCCAATCGCGAGGAGGTGTACAAGCAGGCCAAGGTGGTCCGAGAGAAG GTAGGTGACGTCACCATTCTGGTGAATAATGCAGCAGTGGTTCATGGGAAGAGTCTGATGGACAGTGACGATGATGCCCTGATGAAGactcaacacatcaacacactgggccaGTTCTGG accaCCAAAGCTTTCCTACCCCGCATTCTGGAACTTTGCCATGGCCACGTTGTGTGCATCAACTCGATCCTGTCCCTGTCCTCCATCCCAGGGGCCATAGATTATTGCACCTCCAAGGCATCATCCCTGGCCTTCATGGAGAGCCTGACCCTGGGCCTGCTGGACTGCCCAGGGGTGGGCTGCACCACCGTGCTCCCCTTCCACACCAACACAGACATGTTTCAGGGCATGAAAGTCAG ATTCCCTCAGCTCTTCCCACCGCTGAATCCTGAGCTGGTAGCCCAGCGGACGGTGGACGCCGTCCGGACCAACACGCCGTTCGTCTACTTACCATGGACCATGCACGCTCTCGTTATCCTCAAGAG CCTCCTGCCTCAGGCGGCCCTGGAGGAGATCCATCGCTTCTCAGGGTGCTACACCTGCATGGACACCTTCAAGGGACGGACATAG